The Verrucomicrobiota bacterium genomic interval TCGTTTCATCGATTAAATCCGAGAGATGATCCCGTGCTTCGGTATAACTGCATGCCTTTGTCATCATGTCAGCAATCTGACTGGAAACCTGTCAGAAATCAAAGGAGACAATATGAATTACACCGGCGCATTTTTTAATCGGGTGATGACCTTGTTTTTGCCGAGGACTTCGAGCATGTGGTAAAGGCTCGGGCCGACGGATTTGCCGGAGGTAGCCACGCGGGCCGGGTGGATATATTCACCGGTTTTGATGCCGTTGGCCTTGGCGAGTTCCTTGAGGGTGGATTCGAGTTTATCCACTGTCCATTCCTCGAGTGCCTCGTAAGCTGCCGTAATTTGCTCCAGGCGGAGCTTGGCATCGGGTTTTTTGAAGGTTTTCTCAGTGGCTTCTGGGTCGAAGGTGATTTCGTCGCTAAAGAAATAGGAGGTCCATGCCGGCAGGTCGCCGAAGAGTTTGACCTTTTCTTTGACGATTTCGAGGACTTTACCGATGTAAACTTTGTCGGTGGAGTCATTGACGAGTCCGGCTTTGATCAGGAAGGGCACGCTCAGCTCGACGAAACGTTCCATAGTCATGGTCTCAAGCAAATAACGCCCGTTGATCCAGTGGAGTTTCTCAGGGCTGAAACGAGCATTATGCCGGACGATTTGCGGCAGATCGAAAAGCCCGATGACTTCCTCGATCGACAGGATTTCGCGGTCGTCTTTGGGAGACCAGCCCAGTAGGCAGAGGTAATTGCGCAGGGCTTCCGGGGCGTAACCGTCATCGATATAAGTCTGCATGGAGGCCCAGCGGGCGAATTCCGGGCGTTCATCACGCTTGCTCATTTTGCTCCCGTCGGAATTCAGGATAATCGGCATGTGCGCGTATTGAGGGGGTAGCTCCTCGAGTGCTTCAAAAAGGGCAAGGTGCTTCGGTGTATTAGAAAGGTGCTCCTCCCCGCGGATGACATGGGTGATTTTCATGGCGGCATCGTCCACGACATTGACCAGATGGAAAACGGGTGAACCGTCCGAACGCTGGATGACCAGGTCGCTTTCGGTCGTGTAGTCGAACTCCACATCCCCGATGATCAAGTCTTTGACCACGATTTTTTTGCGCGGGATTTTGAATTTGATGGCGCCTTCATGCTCATAAGCCAGACCTTTGTCCATGAGTTTTTGGATGGCCGCTTTGTAGAGGGGGGTTCGTTGGCTTTGGTAATAAGGGTCGTATGGCCCGCCGATTTCGGGGCCTTCGTCCCAGTCCATGCCGAGCCAGCGGAAACCATTCAGGATGATTTCGACAGCTTCTTGGGTATTACGCGCGGCATCGGTGTCTTCGATACGGAGGATGAATTTCCCCCCGGTATGGCGGGCGTAAAGCCAATTAAATAAGGCGCTGCGGGCTCCTCCGATATGGAGTAATCCTGTCGGACTCGGTGCAAAACGGACTCTTGTGGTCATGATTTTTACTCTTTCAGAAATTTGTGGAAGAGAGCTTTCTACCGATAATCATCCGTTTACGCAAGAGTCTCATAATGACAATCAGAGAAAAGCAAACGCGCAATTTGTGTACGGTCGGATACTTTAAAAAAAAGAGGGAAGGTGTCATAAGGATCATTCATCGAGGCGAGATTATAGTTTTATAAGTCTTCCGCTTACCCTCAGAGACGAATGGAAAGCAAGGAGCAAAATGATGATGGATGATGAAGGGACTCAGTTCCTGAAAAATGGCGGGCCTCAGGAAATACGGTGGTCTGAAATCAAAACGAGACATCAATAGAGCGCGAGCATTAACCGAGATTTGCTGATTTGCCATTTTCGGGGGAAAAGTTCTTTCCAAAATCTCTTCTTTGCGGATGAATAGGGGATTCCATGAATACCTATAAACGCGTCGCCCGATATTTCACCCCATACTCCGCACAAATTGTTTTTGCGCTCTTTGTGGTTATTGCAGGAATAGGGGTGAGCCTACTCAAGCCTTGGCCTCTCAAGTATGTGATTGATACGATATTGCCGCAATTTGCTCAGAACCCTGACAACGGCAAATTGCAGCAACTCACCATCATGGTGTGCGGCATCCTTGTCTTGGTCTTTCTCGTCAGCGGCGTGCTGAATTTTATCAGTAACTACCTGCTCGTCAAAATCGGGTTAGGCGCCCTGGCGAAAATCCGCACCGAGTTATACTCCTGTTTGCAGGGACTCCCCTTAAAATTCCACGATGCACGGCGTAGCGGGGACTCGACTTTCCGTGTGGCTTACGACAGTCAAGCGATCCAATCGATCTTTAACAAGGGGTTCACCGGTGTCTTCCAATCCGTGGTCACGCTCATGGGCACATTTGTGGTGATGTGGAATATGAATATCAAGCTCACCTTGCTGTCGGTGTGCATACTCCCGCTAGTCGTCGGAGTCATTTACTTTTTCGCCCACCGCATCCGTAATGAGTCCACGGACGTGCAAAAACAGGAGAGTGACGTTTTCTCCACCGCGAGTGAAGGTCTCGGCAATATCCGCGTGACTCATGCTTTCGGGCGAGAGGACCACGAGGTCGAGGCATTCCAGAAACAAGCCATGGAAAGCCTCTCGGCGAATCTGAAACTCACTTTTACTAATGTCACCAGTGCTCTCGTCATCAGCACACTCATGGCGGCTGGCACCTCTGTGATGATTTATTTTGGTACCCTCGAGGTCGTAGCGGGTAACATCACCTTGGGCGATCTGACGGTCTTCCTCGCCTACCTTTCCATGCTCTATCAACCGCTGGAGGCTCTCAGCTACACGGCTTGGGCGCTCGAAGGTGCCGCGGCCGGGGCTCAAAGGTGTTTTGAAATCCTCGATGCCGATGATGAAACAAAGGATTCCCCTCACGCACGCAATTTACCTGCGGTCAAAGGGCAGATTGAATTCCGCAATGTCCGGTTCGCTTACGAGACCGGCAAGGAAATCCTCAAAGGGCTTTCCGCGCAAGTCGCTCCCGGGCAAACAGTGGCTTTTGTCGGGGGGACCGGTGCGGGCAAATCCACGCTGATGGCGTTGGTGCCGAGGTTTTATGACCCCACATCGGGGGATGTCTTGGTCGATGGGATCAATTTGCGCGATGTCACCAAAAGAAGTTTGCGCGACCAGATCAGCATGGTTTTGCAGGATACGGTTTTGCTGAATGCCACGATCCGCGAGAATATCGCCTATGGGAAATTAGGCGCATCGGAAGAAGAGATCGTTTCTGCGGCGAAATCCTCCCAAGCCCATGATTTTATCCTGTCCCAACCGAAAGGTTATGACACACCCGTGGGTGAACGTGGTGTCCGCCTGAGTGTGGGGCAGCGCCAGCGCATCGGCATCGCGCGGGCGTTCCTGAAAAATTCACCCATCCTCCTTTTAGATGAACCCACCAGTGCCTTGGATCCTGAGACGGAGAAGGAAATCATGTCGGCCATTGATAAACTCATGGAAGGCCGGACAACTCTGATTATTACCCACCGGATATCGACCATTCACCGTTCGGATTTGATCTTTGTCCTGGCGGAAGGTCAACTCACCGAGTACGGGACAGGCGAGGAACTTTTGAAGAGAGACGGTCTTTATAAGAAACTTTTTGATTCCCAGCATGTTACAAATAAAACCCTGGAGACCTAATCCATGCCGACAAATATAATGCCCGATCGCCGGGTCGAATACGATTGGTGGACAAAACCTATTCCCGATAATGTGATCTGGGGGGATGATTTTTATATCGAGAGTGCTCAGGTATTCCGGATGTTTAAAGGCAAGCTCGACCCAGCCGTGTGCATCGGGCGCGGGGTATCCGTTTACGCGGGATGTTCTTTCTCCGTGGGTGAAAAAGGTTTTGTCGAGGTCGGAGATTATACCCTTCTGAATGGGGCGCTTCTCATGGCGGAGGAGAAAATCTCAATCGGTCACCATTGCTTGATCTCGTGGAATGTGGGTATTGCCGATAGTGATTTCCACCCGATTGACCCCGCCCAGAGGATATTAGATGCGGAAGCGATTAATCCCTATAGCCTCAACCGCCAACGACCCCCTATCGGCACCAAATCTGTCACGATCGGGAATAATGTCTGGATAGGAATGAATGCCATCATCCTCAAAGGCGTCACCGTGGGGGATAACTCCATTATAGCCGCAGGGGCCGTTGTCACACATGATATTCCTGAAAATGTCGTATATGCCGGTAACCCCGGTAAAATCGTCAAAGAACTGCCTATCAACAAGTAACCAGAAAATTGCTGTAAATAAAAATTGCCATAGAGGAAATAATAGTTTAGCTATAAGACGTTACGTTTAATAATCTTAAATAACTTATGAAGCATTTTTCAAAAATAACTGCCCTAATTGCGCTACTTGCAGTTATTTCCTTCGCGCAAATTGCTTTTGCCCAAGATCCCTCAGATGAATATCTGAATTTCTATGTAACACTCCAAAATGCCGAGAAATTTGAAAAGGAAGCTGATCACCAAGCGGCATTAGCGCGTTATCAAACTGCCTACGAGATTGTCACTAAAATCAAAGAGCAAAATCCTGAATGGAAAAAGGATATTATTGATTTCCGCATCCAATATGTCACCGATGCTGTAGAAAGAATGAAGGCCAAAGTCGGTCCTGCAGCCTCAGCTGTGGAAATGAAGCCGCCTCCAGTTAATATCCCGGCCGCGGGGGATGGACAGGCTGCACCACCTGAGGTTCAAACAACCGAAAGTGCTCCAGCAGAACCTTCTACTCCTGATCCCTCTAAACCTGTATCCGTTACCATTCCCCCGGTCGAATCCGGATCGTCTAGTGAGGAAGTCTCCGATTTAAAAAAGAGGATCAGCACTTTGGAAACTGAACTGGCCCAGACGAAAAAACAACTGGAGCAAGAAAGTGCTGACAAGGCCGTTCTTCAATCAAAGCTTGAAGAGACTGAACGAGCCTTGGCCCAGGCGCGCAGCCAGGATTTCGACAAACGGATTGCTGAGTTACTCCAGGAAAATTCCGAACTCAAAAACCGCTTGGCCGTCGCTGAAGACCAGATCAAATCGATGCAAGCTAAGTCGGATACATCGTCTGCCGATACACTCCGCACGGAATTAGCCAAGGTAAAGGAACAACTGGAATTCGCCCAAAAAGAAAATGACGCTTTCAAAAAGACCACCGAAGACCTCAAAAAACAACTCGAGTCCTCACAGACCGCTTTGAACCAAGCCGCCGTTAGTTTAGGCACTACCCAGCTCCAGAGAGAAAACGGCATGCTCAAAATGATCGTGGATCGTCAGCTTAAAGACCAATCCCGCCGTGAAGCCGCTAAAAAACTCGTTGAAGAGGAAATTCAAAAACTCCAAGTCCAATCGGCTGTCTTGACAGAGCAAATATCTCTGATCACTTCTCCCTATGACCCGCTGACTACAGAAGAGCTTGCCTTTTTTAAGGCCCCCGAGGTGACGACAAATACTACCGACCCATCCGCCCCGCCTGCAGCAAACGCCTCTACGAATGTGCTGGAAACATCCAGTGCATCAATCAGCGCTCCCTTAGATAAACTCAATGATGCGGCCACGACGACACAACGCCCGAAGGTTCCTGCGGCCTTGATTCCCCTGACAGAGCAGGCACGTGTGCTTTTTGATAAGGGTGATTTCAACGGAGCGCTCGTCAAATATAATGAAATACTCGAGAAGGCCCCGGACAATCTTTACGCTTTGTCTAACGGCGGCGTGGTGCTTTATCAGATGGGTAAATTACCAGAGGCCGAGGCGATGCTGAAAAAAGCGGTGACGGTCGCGCCAAATGACGCGTTCTCTCACTCGATTTTGGGCATTGTCTATTACCAACAGGGGAAGTATGACGATGCGATTAATTCACTGACGCGCGCCATCACGATCGACCCGAAAAATGCCCAGGCCCATAATTATCTAGGAATCGCCTGTAGTCAAAAAGGGTGGCAGGAAAATGCTGAAAAAGCCATGCGCCGCGCCATTGAGCTCGATCAGAATTACGCAGATGCCCACTTTAACCTCGCAGTGGTTTACGCCACTCAGAAGCCGCCTTCAAAAGCCTTGGCCCGGAAACATTACCAGCAAGCCATCACGCTGGGGATGCCCAAAGATCCCGAGCTTGAAAAAATGATCCAGTAGGTGAGTCGTTGGGGCAGGGGGGGGGAAGTGGGTCTTACTTGCGGCGGTTATTTTTCGGTACTTGCCGGGTCTGGGATTTCTTCAAAACAGAGTTTGGAGACACAATCTTCAAAGCTTTCGTAACCTTTAACAATTTTAATCTCCACTCGCAGGAAATAAACCGGGATATTCCTTTTTTCAATAAGGGGGAAACGAACGGCATCTTTTTCGGTGGTGATTACCGCATCAGCTTCGCGCCTTAAACTGTTGATCATCGTGTTTTGGATTTCCTTCACGGTAAAACGGTGGTGGTCAGCATAGGCCCGGGAGTAAACAAGATCAGCCCCAAGATTCCTTAAACCTTCCTCGAATGATTCCGGTTTGGCGATTCCGGAGATCGCCCCGACTTTGAGGCCTTTGAGGAATTCCAAGGGCTTTTTCTCTTTTGTGTAAATGTCGATCAGGTGGAGGGGTTCGTGATTACACTCGATGATTTCGGCGTGGGGATTAAGCGCTTCGAGTTCCGCACGCAGGGCTTTGGAGTTATTCCCGTCGGATTTTGTGATGAAAATATGTGTGGCCCGGATGATATTCTCCGGAGGCTCGCGTAATGTGCCTCGAGGTAAAAGAAAATTATTTCCCCAAGGTGCCTGCCGGTCGACGAGGACAATATCGAAAT includes:
- the lpxK gene encoding tetraacyldisaccharide 4'-kinase is translated as MSFREQMDELEQFALDVILEKRYGKRAAFFRSFLLVLSRLYAQIVRLRLYLYHERMFHDHSMAVQVISVGNLTVGGTGKTPVVEKFARALTAKGRKVAILSRGYKSTPRPFKDRMIDKLLMRTDEVPPRVVSDGHKILLDSEHAGDEPFMLATNLQNVLVIVDKDRVKAARYAVEKFGANTLVLDDGFQYLRLKPWKQRKNRKHFDIVLVDRQAPWGNNFLLPRGTLREPPENIIRATHIFITKSDGNNSKALRAELEALNPHAEIIECNHEPLHLIDIYTKEKKPLEFLKGLKVGAISGIAKPESFEEGLRNLGADLVYSRAYADHHRFTVKEIQNTMINSLRREADAVITTEKDAVRFPLIEKRNIPVYFLRVEIKIVKGYESFEDCVSKLCFEEIPDPASTEK
- a CDS encoding DapH/DapD/GlmU-related protein; the encoded protein is MPTNIMPDRRVEYDWWTKPIPDNVIWGDDFYIESAQVFRMFKGKLDPAVCIGRGVSVYAGCSFSVGEKGFVEVGDYTLLNGALLMAEEKISIGHHCLISWNVGIADSDFHPIDPAQRILDAEAINPYSLNRQRPPIGTKSVTIGNNVWIGMNAIILKGVTVGDNSIIAAGAVVTHDIPENVVYAGNPGKIVKELPINK
- the gltX gene encoding glutamate--tRNA ligase yields the protein MTTRVRFAPSPTGLLHIGGARSALFNWLYARHTGGKFILRIEDTDAARNTQEAVEIILNGFRWLGMDWDEGPEIGGPYDPYYQSQRTPLYKAAIQKLMDKGLAYEHEGAIKFKIPRKKIVVKDLIIGDVEFDYTTESDLVIQRSDGSPVFHLVNVVDDAAMKITHVIRGEEHLSNTPKHLALFEALEELPPQYAHMPIILNSDGSKMSKRDERPEFARWASMQTYIDDGYAPEALRNYLCLLGWSPKDDREILSIEEVIGLFDLPQIVRHNARFSPEKLHWINGRYLLETMTMERFVELSVPFLIKAGLVNDSTDKVYIGKVLEIVKEKVKLFGDLPAWTSYFFSDEITFDPEATEKTFKKPDAKLRLEQITAAYEALEEWTVDKLESTLKELAKANGIKTGEYIHPARVATSGKSVGPSLYHMLEVLGKNKVITRLKNAPV
- a CDS encoding tetratricopeptide repeat protein, whose amino-acid sequence is MKHFSKITALIALLAVISFAQIAFAQDPSDEYLNFYVTLQNAEKFEKEADHQAALARYQTAYEIVTKIKEQNPEWKKDIIDFRIQYVTDAVERMKAKVGPAASAVEMKPPPVNIPAAGDGQAAPPEVQTTESAPAEPSTPDPSKPVSVTIPPVESGSSSEEVSDLKKRISTLETELAQTKKQLEQESADKAVLQSKLEETERALAQARSQDFDKRIAELLQENSELKNRLAVAEDQIKSMQAKSDTSSADTLRTELAKVKEQLEFAQKENDAFKKTTEDLKKQLESSQTALNQAAVSLGTTQLQRENGMLKMIVDRQLKDQSRREAAKKLVEEEIQKLQVQSAVLTEQISLITSPYDPLTTEELAFFKAPEVTTNTTDPSAPPAANASTNVLETSSASISAPLDKLNDAATTTQRPKVPAALIPLTEQARVLFDKGDFNGALVKYNEILEKAPDNLYALSNGGVVLYQMGKLPEAEAMLKKAVTVAPNDAFSHSILGIVYYQQGKYDDAINSLTRAITIDPKNAQAHNYLGIACSQKGWQENAEKAMRRAIELDQNYADAHFNLAVVYATQKPPSKALARKHYQQAITLGMPKDPELEKMIQ
- a CDS encoding ABC transporter ATP-binding protein, which codes for MNTYKRVARYFTPYSAQIVFALFVVIAGIGVSLLKPWPLKYVIDTILPQFAQNPDNGKLQQLTIMVCGILVLVFLVSGVLNFISNYLLVKIGLGALAKIRTELYSCLQGLPLKFHDARRSGDSTFRVAYDSQAIQSIFNKGFTGVFQSVVTLMGTFVVMWNMNIKLTLLSVCILPLVVGVIYFFAHRIRNESTDVQKQESDVFSTASEGLGNIRVTHAFGREDHEVEAFQKQAMESLSANLKLTFTNVTSALVISTLMAAGTSVMIYFGTLEVVAGNITLGDLTVFLAYLSMLYQPLEALSYTAWALEGAAAGAQRCFEILDADDETKDSPHARNLPAVKGQIEFRNVRFAYETGKEILKGLSAQVAPGQTVAFVGGTGAGKSTLMALVPRFYDPTSGDVLVDGINLRDVTKRSLRDQISMVLQDTVLLNATIRENIAYGKLGASEEEIVSAAKSSQAHDFILSQPKGYDTPVGERGVRLSVGQRQRIGIARAFLKNSPILLLDEPTSALDPETEKEIMSAIDKLMEGRTTLIITHRISTIHRSDLIFVLAEGQLTEYGTGEELLKRDGLYKKLFDSQHVTNKTLET